One stretch of Alphaproteobacteria bacterium DNA includes these proteins:
- a CDS encoding MBOAT family protein, giving the protein MLFHTATFTLFFTVTFGLFLALRGEFRKVMLLLASWVFYGWLDWRFLVLMVGSTSADYCLGLLIERSGNDRQRKMTLAFSVAINLLFLSIFKYYDFFAYNVQAALAQAGFTVHISLLNFALPVGISFYTFQSMSYVIDVFRREIKATNSFPDYALFVSFFPHLVAGPIQRASHLLPQLSTLKNTTLPNVVEGAHIFLIGIFYKVYMADNLAKFVDMVFEAPYADGLSSLLATYCFGFQIYGDFAGYSLMAIGAAKILGINLTDNFRTPYLSSGAVDFWRRWHIALSTWFRDYLYVPLGGNRVTSSRMFINLMLVMLLCGLWHGAGWNYIVWGGFHGLLIALDHFLQRRNISAPPFVKWAVWTNLILIGWLFFRAHDIQQAVSMVTALATDFHLSSKWGASSFIKALCVYALPIMVMEYFLLRTNRKYWFEGMSATGRFAGFFGLSVFCLLFGKFDSRAFIYFAF; this is encoded by the coding sequence ATGCTTTTCCATACGGCCACGTTCACACTGTTTTTTACTGTAACTTTTGGTCTCTTTCTTGCGCTGCGCGGCGAGTTCAGAAAGGTAATGCTTTTGCTCGCCAGTTGGGTGTTTTATGGGTGGCTTGACTGGAGGTTTCTGGTCCTTATGGTTGGCTCAACCAGCGCAGATTATTGTCTTGGCCTTCTTATCGAGCGCAGCGGCAATGACAGACAACGCAAAATGACGCTGGCTTTCAGTGTGGCAATAAATCTCTTGTTCCTTTCCATTTTTAAGTACTACGATTTTTTTGCCTACAATGTTCAGGCGGCACTTGCGCAAGCTGGATTTACAGTTCACATATCACTTCTTAATTTTGCCCTTCCCGTTGGCATTTCATTCTACACATTTCAGAGCATGAGCTACGTTATCGACGTGTTCAGGCGTGAAATCAAAGCCACAAATAGCTTTCCTGACTATGCGCTGTTTGTATCCTTCTTTCCTCACCTTGTTGCAGGCCCCATCCAACGCGCCTCACATCTTCTGCCTCAGCTGTCGACTTTGAAAAACACAACATTGCCCAATGTTGTTGAGGGCGCGCATATTTTTCTTATCGGCATTTTTTATAAAGTTTACATGGCTGACAACCTTGCGAAGTTTGTTGATATGGTTTTCGAGGCTCCATATGCAGACGGTCTTTCTTCGCTATTAGCCACCTACTGTTTCGGTTTCCAAATATATGGTGATTTTGCCGGATACTCGCTCATGGCCATTGGAGCCGCAAAAATTCTAGGCATTAATCTAACTGACAATTTCAGAACGCCCTATCTGTCGTCGGGGGCGGTTGACTTCTGGAGAAGATGGCACATTGCCCTCTCGACGTGGTTTAGAGACTATCTCTATGTTCCTTTGGGCGGAAATCGGGTCACCAGTTCACGCATGTTTATCAACTTGATGTTGGTGATGCTGCTCTGCGGTCTTTGGCATGGAGCGGGATGGAACTATATCGTCTGGGGAGGGTTCCATGGACTGCTTATCGCCCTTGATCACTTTCTCCAACGCCGGAATATATCTGCCCCCCCATTTGTCAAATGGGCGGTCTGGACAAATTTAATTCTTATCGGCTGGCTGTTCTTCAGGGCACACGACATCCAGCAGGCTGTCAGCATGGTTACGGCGCTGGCTACAGATTTTCATCTGTCTTCGAAGTGGGGGGCGTCCTCATTCATTAAGGCGCTTTGTGTCTACGCGCTGCCGATTATGGTCATGGAATATTTTCTCCTACGAACAAATAGGAAATATTGGTTCGAAGGCATGTCTGCTACAGGTCGGTTTGCGGGCTTCTTCGGCTTATCTGTTTTCTGCCTGCTGTTTGGAAAATTTGACTCTCGAGCTTTTATTTATTTTGCGTTCTGA
- the aspS gene encoding aspartate--tRNA ligase — protein sequence MHAYRTHTCGQLRETDAGKDVRISGWVHKKRDHGNLLFVDLRDHYGLTQCVADTSAPAFKILESLKPESVVTITGSVVKRSADTVNPKLPTGAIEVVANGVEIQSIADTLPMMVAGEQEFPEDMRLKYRFLDLRREKIHANMVLRSNVIASLRRRMIEQNFTEFQTPILTASSPEGARDYLVPSRIHPGKFYALPQAPQQFKQLLMVAGFDRYFQIAPCFRDEDGRADRSPGEFYQLDFEMSFVTQDDVFTAIEPVLAGVFEEFGQGRAVCKPPFVRIAFDEAMMKYGSDKPDLRNPLIIADVTQAFQGSGFGIFARAVEAGSVVRAIPAPGAATKPRSFFDKLNDWARENGAAGLGYIIFEAEGAKGPIAKNLDADRLAKIMAQTGVKAGDAVFFACDKPLAAAKFAGAVRTKICNELELLEQNVFKFCWIVDFPMYELNEDTGLIEFSHNPFSMPQGGMDALLNQDPLTIKAYQYDIVCNGVELSSGAIRNHRPEVMLKAFEIAGYPAEEVERRFGGMLNAFRYGAPPHGGSAPGIDRIVMLLADEPNIREVILFPMNQQAQDLLMQAPAEIDDKRLKELHIKLDLPKKAIKS from the coding sequence ATGCACGCTTATCGCACCCATACCTGTGGCCAACTGCGCGAAACCGATGCGGGCAAGGATGTTCGCATTTCCGGCTGGGTGCATAAGAAGCGCGATCACGGCAATCTGCTGTTCGTTGATCTCAGGGACCATTACGGTCTGACGCAGTGCGTGGCCGATACGTCGGCTCCGGCATTCAAGATTCTGGAATCGCTGAAGCCGGAAAGCGTGGTCACGATTACCGGCAGCGTGGTCAAGCGTTCCGCCGATACGGTCAATCCCAAGCTGCCGACCGGCGCCATCGAAGTGGTGGCGAACGGCGTCGAGATACAGTCCATTGCCGACACGCTGCCCATGATGGTGGCGGGCGAGCAGGAATTTCCCGAGGACATGCGCCTGAAGTACCGCTTCCTCGATCTTCGCCGCGAGAAGATTCACGCCAATATGGTGTTGCGCTCGAACGTCATCGCCAGCTTGCGCCGACGCATGATCGAGCAGAATTTCACCGAATTCCAGACACCAATCCTGACCGCTTCGTCGCCGGAAGGGGCCAGGGATTATCTGGTGCCGTCGCGCATCCATCCCGGCAAGTTCTATGCACTGCCGCAAGCGCCTCAGCAGTTCAAGCAGTTGCTGATGGTGGCGGGCTTCGACCGCTATTTCCAGATTGCGCCCTGCTTTCGCGACGAGGATGGCCGTGCCGACCGCTCTCCAGGCGAATTCTATCAGCTCGATTTCGAGATGAGCTTTGTGACGCAAGACGACGTTTTCACCGCCATCGAGCCGGTGCTGGCCGGCGTGTTCGAGGAGTTCGGCCAGGGTCGCGCTGTCTGCAAGCCGCCCTTCGTGCGCATCGCCTTCGACGAGGCGATGATGAAATACGGTTCCGACAAACCCGACCTGCGCAATCCGTTGATCATCGCCGACGTGACGCAAGCCTTCCAAGGATCGGGCTTCGGCATTTTCGCCCGCGCCGTCGAGGCGGGTTCGGTGGTGCGCGCCATTCCGGCGCCTGGCGCGGCAACGAAACCCCGCAGCTTCTTCGACAAGCTCAACGACTGGGCGCGCGAGAATGGCGCCGCCGGTCTTGGCTATATCATTTTCGAGGCGGAAGGGGCCAAGGGACCCATCGCCAAGAATCTGGATGCCGACCGGTTGGCCAAGATCATGGCGCAGACGGGCGTCAAGGCGGGCGATGCCGTCTTCTTCGCCTGCGACAAGCCGCTGGCTGCCGCCAAGTTCGCGGGCGCCGTGCGCACCAAAATCTGCAACGAGCTTGAGCTGCTGGAACAAAACGTCTTCAAGTTCTGCTGGATCGTCGATTTCCCGATGTACGAACTGAACGAAGATACCGGCCTGATCGAATTCAGCCACAATCCTTTCTCGATGCCCCAGGGCGGCATGGATGCGCTTTTGAACCAGGACCCTTTGACCATCAAGGCCTATCAGTACGACATCGTCTGCAATGGCGTTGAATTGTCGTCGGGCGCCATCCGCAACCATCGTCCCGAGGTCATGCTGAAGGCTTTCGAAATCGCGGGTTACCCGGCCGAAGAGGTCGAGCGGCGCTTTGGCGGCATGCTGAACGCCTTCCGCTATGGAGCGCCCCCGCACGGCGGTTCGGCGCCCGGCATCGACCGCATCGTCATGCTGCTGGCCGACGAACCCAATATTCGCGAAGTGATTCTGTTCCCGATGAATCAGCAAGCGCAGGATCTGTTGATGCAAGCGCCCGCCGAGATCGACGACAAGCGCTTGAAGGAGTTGCACATCAAGCTCGACCTGCCCAAGAAGGCGATCAAGTCCTAG